The Betta splendens chromosome 12, fBetSpl5.4, whole genome shotgun sequence genome contains the following window.
TTCAGTGGCAAAAATATCAGAATTTTCCAAATCGTACTTGCTACAGTACGCTAAACATTTTGAGTCACAGTTTTCCAAATGTCTTTTGGACGAATCTTTTTTGATTTAAAGGTTCTCAAATGCAAGTTTTGCATCACTGTATAAAGCAGTGAAATTCCTTTACACACTCAAGGATGatgccatatatatatatacacacacacacacacacgcacgcatacgcacgcacgcacgcacacacatgcgcgcacacacacgcacgcatgcacgcacacacacacacacacacacacacaatacatgTTTAGTTTCTAGTAATTGCTTTAACAAACCCCTTTTCTCTCTATAATTCTGTACTACcacatttttatttgctgttgcATCTTTAGAACTAAAACATCAAAACTATGAAGGACCTGTCTGAGCATCAtggttttatttactgtttagTTACACCACAGGAGTTCAAACTAAATGGTTCGCTGTTTTTGAGATTTTAATATCAAATGTCTATGTGTTCATATCACATTACATGGTATTTCTCCACAAACAAATTGACCCTTGTAATGGAACAGGCGAGACTATTTGCCCCCTAGTGGCTGTTTGGGAACATAGCAGCTGAAACAAACCTACTGAACGAATGTTTAGGATTCACTTTATACAAAAATATTGGTAAAATAATTTAacaataatttatatataataataatgcatattAATAATGTATATTTTTTCTACCCATTAACCGGTTATTATAAATACTAATTCTCTCACCAAATGCTTTATTACACATTTACCTCTCGTACCTGAATCCAGCAATTTGTTGACGATGCCGAAGTTGGAGTGAGACACGCTGTAGTGCAGAGCTGTGTTTCCATTGCTGTCAGCCATATTAGCTATGTGCTGTAATACGGAGCACGAAATGACCCGGAACGCTGACAAGTACTCAGCCAGCGtgtcaggagctgctgactTGTGGCTGGACACGGTGAACCACTCCCGCTTGAGTGTTTCTAGGCAGTCGTGCTACAGAGGACAGAGAGCAATGTGACAAAAAAAAGcatgaaagcaaagaaaaaaaagaaaagtcagtTTCCCTTGGTTATAACATTGTTTACAAGTTCAAGAAACTGCAGAAAATTACAGTCGCACATTCCTGCGCCGCCTTTCAAAATGACAGACTCGGACACAATgcgcctccatctctcctccagtGTCACATACCAGCTCGCTGCTGGACAGAGCCGTGTCGTCATTCAGGTGCATCTTTAGGACTCGACACGCCGACAAAATCTTTTCATTTAACCTGAACCTAAAAGGAGAATAAAGTTCATGTTAAAACAAACGCCTCTGATTCCTCTGAAACCCAGCGGTCACATGGCTTTAAATGCAGAATTACCTCTGAGCATGCGGCTTTGGCCCCTTGACGGAGCCACCTTTGCTCCTTTTCCCTTGAATCCCACGGTGAGAAACGTCCCTTGGCCTGTTTCCGCCTCTTTCCACTTCCTCACAGTCGACCTCGTATATCGAGTTAGGATCCAATCTATTGATGGACACTGAAAATATGTTAATCTCAGTGTGGGATTCCTGCTGACGGATGTCGGTTTAAATAGATACGCACCCTGTCGTGGCCCTCAGAAACCTCatgcttttcctgctgctgctgcagacttcACTCTTCTGTTTCTTTACTACAGGCTGCAGCGTGCCAGCATTAGCGGACCTGACTATGAAACATAAGGGAGCAATAATGTATCTAATAAGCATCTGTACTTTTATTAGGAACAAGAAAGTCTCTGAAACCCGTTCCTCCTATTAAACTTTCCCTGAGCCTCAAACTGTTGTGGTGTATGACAATGCCTTCAAAACCAGACTTCATTCCAAACATTTCAAGCGCGTCCCTCACACAGCATTGCTTGCCAAACCAAAGGGAGGCGCTTCCTCCGACCCTAAAGCACGTTTAAGCGGCAGAAGACGGGTTATTTTTAACCTAAGTCGGTCTCGTGAAGGCCGACTTCCCCCGAGGGCTGAGGCCGTTGTGCGTTTACCTCGCGGGGCCGGGGACGTCTGCTGCTCCAACATCTGGATCAGTCTCTTCACCTCGGATCTATTACCGCCGCGCTTGCAGACTCCTGGCTTTGCTTCGTCACATTGAGCGGAGTCAGCTGAAAACTGAGAAGAGCCCTGAAACTCtgcaaaaaaagacaagacaagtcACCTTTTCTGATGAAACTGTACAGAACATGCAGTAATGTTGCACAAAATGCAGTGAGCTTTTCCTCAGCGGTACCTGGCGGCTGAGATGCTAACGAAGAGGCTAACGGAGCGGCTAACGGAGAGGCTAACGGAGCGGCTAACGGAGAGGCTCCAGTTCCTTCCTGCCCTGCAGCCTTGCTGCACAGCTTCTCTCCCCCGGCGCCGCCCCGTCCCCCGTCGTCTCTCGGTACCAGGTCCCCGTcgcccagcagcctctgcatcGTCTCTATGTAGTGGTTGAGCTCCGCATCCCAGTGGGCCTGCGTGGACTGCTGGGCGCCAGAGGGAGTGTGTATCTTCCCCTCCCCCACGCCCACGCTTCTCGTCGTGACCGGGTCGGGCAGGTGCGACGGCCCGGAGGCCATGTTCCTGGTTTTAAGTCCAACTAAGAAATTGTCGTTCACGTCGGTGAACCCAACTCCAGTGTCTCGGGTTAACTTGGTCGCCGTCCCGAAGGCTTGCTTCATGGCGTTTCCCGCCAAATGTGAGGTTCCGACGCCAATAGTGCGGGTCTCCGGCGCACACCGGACGTCTCTGACCCGGTTTCCTACAGACACGGTCCTAGTCACAGCCTGAgtggtgttggtgtgtttgtcctGGGTACTGAGCAGAGTGTTGGTGCAGGAGTCTGTGCTGAAGGCGTGGCTGGTGTTAGTGAAGCGAGACACTGAGCTGGACTCAGTGTTGGTGAATTGTGAAGCTGTCCGCGGCGTCGCCATGACTCCCAGCTCAACTCTTGGCACCGGATCCATCGCCGTGCCTCGACTGATCGTCTCCTTCGCCTCGCAGACCATGACGTCGACCGAACCTTCCCCACAAGCTACGGACCGATGGCTAACGCTTGTCCCCACGCGCTTCTCCCGCGTCTCCACTCGCTCTCGGATCTCCCACTTGCTCATGGGCACGTCTGGTCCCGCGAGGGCGTTCTTCAGGTCAGGGCCGCAGCACGCTGCTTGGGTGCTGGCGTCCTGAAGCTCGCCGTGGTTTCCCGCCGCCCGGCTCGTGGTGCGAGGCCTCGCCTCCACACCTGCGCTGGCGGTGGACGGCCGCGCCAGAGAGGCTTTATCCGCTCGATTCCTGGCTCCCGCAGCCTGGAGCTCCAGTTTCAGGCGGCTCATCTCTGTCTGGAGAGCtgattctttcagttctgtttcTAAAAGACAGATTTTCTCCTTTAAGGCATCAATAGTTAGCTGTTGAACCTCGAGCTCTGCTTCTAGGTCAGTTCCAAGATCAACCTTGGACACTTGTGTTGCTACAGACCTTGTTTGTATCTGTCTAGTCaacacacatttgttttcctttgtgcCCTTATACAAGGTGATATCTGTATTTTTGTCACTTCTAGCAGCAGCTGACAACTGATTTTGTTCCATTTCTTCGATCTCTTCCGCCCGTTGCCTGAACATCCTGAGTCCAGTGTGCTCGAttttctctgtcctctcacTTCCTTCCTCACTCGTCTTGTCGAACCTTTCCACGCTGCGTGTTCGGGTCCACGTcccctccctcatctcctcgTTGTCGCCCTGGTACTTGAGCTGAGAGGCCAGTTGCCTCTTTTCCTCCTGAAGCACTGAGATTTTCACCTGAAGGATGGGGATGAttttcacctgctcctccagctccttcagcctctgcaaCGCTATTCCCATCTGGTCACGAACGTGCTGCAGGTGCATGGGCCCGATACCAGGGACTGGAGTGGTTCTGCCAGAGCTTTGGGGGCTCATCCTTAGGCAGCCGGTGCTGCCTCTACCGCCCAGGGAGGAGGCGAGGTTGAGGTGCTCGCTTTCTGTGCCCGAAGGCTTGTTCCCATTGTTGTTTTGATTGTAGGCACCCAACGCAGTAAACGGGGAAACTGACCCGGGGGAGCTAACCCCTCTGAAGCTGGCCAGTCGCCGGCGTGGACGGGGCTGAGGCGGAGCCTGCGTCGGCACCTCAGGctccaaatgtgtgtgtgtttccacactTTGCTTCTGCGAAGCGATGGATCTCGTTGCCGGCTTTGGTTTGAACTCGCTCACAGACGGAAAGGTCGCGGTCGCCTCAGTCCTCGTCGGTTTGCTGTCTGAGGGGCAACCGtggggtggaggcagaggaggccgcCCCCTGGTCATGGTGGACATACCCAGGAGCCTGATGTCATCACTGGATGCGGACAAGGACTCTGCCGAATGCCACTGGCTGTATGAGGTGTCCCTCTGCGGTTGGTCCACATTGGTGCCGGCCACCTTGGGCCTCCTCTTCAGGCTTAATTGCTTAATGGTGGTGCTGTTTTGGAAACTGTCCCCACGATTGAGATAGTCCAGGTCCGAATGATAATCCCAGTCGGTCCCCTGGAATTTAGGAACAGTCTCTCTGGTGCACTGACCTGTCGAATCAACTAGAGGGAAATAAATAGTCCAAACACAGGTTAGAGAGATGAGGTCACagactatactatactatactatactatactatactatactatactatactatactatactatactatactatactatactataaccATTTGAGCATTTCTTTCCTTACTTCTAGTGAACTAtagtatactatactatactagagtatactatactatactacactacactacactatactatactatactatactatgctATACTATACTACACTACACTATACtacactatactatactatgctATACTATACTACACtacactatactatactataaccATTTGAGTATTTCTTTCCTCACCTCCAGTGACCGTTTCTACTGACGTCCAGAGACGTTCTGTTACTGAAATGTTTTTGACTAGAACTCTGGGCCGGTCCcacaaggagaggagggacagagGAGGGCTTAGCCATGGTGCAGACACTGCTTTCCGTAGTCCCTTCCCTCCAAATGCTATGTCTCTCCACATAGACTGAACCCACGCTGTAATTATAGTGTAACTTTCCCTCTAAATGCCCAACCATTCTCTTGGCAGGTTTGTCTCGAGCCCAGACACCTCCCACACATTTGAGCCAaagagtaaacaaaaaaaagtcctTGACATTTATTAAATACCTGAGAGATTTAAAAGAGCATTGGCAGAGTGAAAACAATCATTACCCGACACATTCCTCACGGTGTAGCTGCCTTGAGCCGCGTACATTTCAGTGATGCACCGATTCCttcaaatccagaaaaaaaaaaactttaggaATAAATCTGGGAACCACAGACGCATCAACAACACACTTCGTCTATGAGCTTTTGAACGAAGGCTTCTCCTGCATCCCGCTTCTCTCCCTCCGGCCGAGGTCCAGCTGTCAATAAGAACCGGCCTGACAATGCTTGCAGCGAGGAAATGGAACACCAGGCGTGACACATCAtagttaatgctgcaggttcagaGCGCAAAAGGCTCAGTCTCAGCGTCAGTGCCGGTATCACTTTATCACCAGTAAGCACCTCTGTTCTATTTGAGATGCACATTAGCACATATTATATATGTAATGCACTTCTTTAGATTTTAGAAGCATATATCTAAAGCATGACCTTTGTAATAGCATGCATGCACAATAATGCTTGTATGTGTCCTGATATTCAGTAATTGGCATCACCTCATCCCAGCACTGACATTTTCATCTGCAGCCTGGAGGAAGCAGACGTGACACCAAGCTTCAGGCTATAAATTCAGGAGGTTTGGCACATTCTCCGTGGAGTCGGCCACAGTGACCCGCTGTActatttctgctgctgtgaaatgagCGTTAGAAACTGACTTTAAAAAGCTGCAAACAGTTGAGCAGCCTAACTTGGAGACGGGGTAGAAACAGAACCATTGCCTGGTTTATTTGGGGCTCGCGAGACACTTGTTTGCCTCAAGCCTGACGCCTTGTGGTTAAAGCGAGGCAAAGTATGACAATCAATTACTGCTGGTTCCTAATGAGGCGAGATGacagtttatttactttaaCCTGCTGATCTAAATGACTTGTCAATCatcactcacctgtgcagcaggaCCTGGTGCACACCTACAACACGTTCGGGGCATTCTCCTGTGATGcggaagttaaaaaaaacttccGGCGGctccttgtttgttttaataatcaGATGATTTGTGCAGGATTATCTTGTCTTCGCCACTTTGTTGAGTCTCCtgagcgggagggagggagagaaagttTCCGCTCTGCGGCAGCAGCGCAGTCACTGCGCATGTGCGGAGCGCTGTCAACGGGTCcagcaggtgctgctgggaCCCAGGTGTCGGGTGATGGATGGCTGCTGAAATATTGATGGTGTCTTGTCTCCAGCTGACTCGATTACACACAGTGTCAATTCTCTACATCAAAATAAACGTACACTTGCACTCTATGTTTGaatgtatatttgtatattattacaaaccaataaaaaagacttttaatatttttttaagtttcagTAGAAACCTTATTTCTGTGGCACAAATTTGCACTACTGCATCACCTGTTCCCTTCTTCACTTAAATACTTTGCTACTAACAACTACGTAACTTGTCGAAGCTGGAGCTTCTCGGAGCGTCTCCTTAAAAACCTCTTGCTCCGTGACTTTATTCATGGTCAACAGCTTGAAAACTGCTGTATACAGTGACCTCATGTGGACACAATGGAGAACTCCAGCCAGACACAAGTAAGCTGGCAAACAGcacagtcacatactgtaagtgttcaCAAGCAAAACGTTTTTTGTATTGTTGTATTAAGTCTTCTCATTTTAACACGTGTGTTGTGCAATTCGAACCGATCTTTATCACTGATCTGTGAAGGCCTTGACTGGTGTGATTACCTATCACACGTTAGCTCGCAGTGGTCTCTGCTGCAAAGTTCAAAGTTCAGCTTCAGGTTGTGAAACAGGCCCCTGACGCATGTCATGTGAACTAATGCACCGTgtgttgacctttaacctttttgTGATTGTGTCTGAGACGGCAACAAACGCATTGAAGTGTTGAATCAGCATTAATAATAACAGTGTGTGAAAACAAGCTCAGTCCGTGGACCTTGGCTTGAACTTTGCACTACTTCAGGCTCATGCTGAGAAACGTTAGTGGATTTGttatattaaaaacaaacacgtcTTGAGCGTGCACTGAAAACGTTAAAGTGGTATATGTGAGCAGGGATTCAATCACACTTGGGCCATTGTTACTTTAAAACCACTATCTGTGAACTTTGCTCTCTTCAAACCCCCCCTGGACATAATCAAATCATTCCCAGACTGTGAGAAAGGACACATGTCATTGGTTCTGGCAGATCCACTCCCCCGTCCCTTCCCCTGCCCCGCTTCTAGAGTCCACCTTTTAACTGTGGAGCAAAACTCACCTGTTTCCGAGCCATTCGGTCCCAGACCCGGTCCCACACctgacaaacatgtctgacAAAGGAGCCTTCGACACCAACGTGCTCACGCTCACCAGATTCGTTCTGGAGGAGGGCAGGAAGGCCCAGGGAACCGGCGAGCTGACCAACCTGCTGAGCTCCATCTGCACAGCTGTCAAAGCCATTTCCACCGCCGTCAGGAAGGCCGGGATCGCTAACCTGTGAGTAGCGCTCCCACTTTCTCAGGGAATCGTGGCAGAATAATGGCACGTGTGTGAGTGAGGAGGACAGGAGGGTGCATCCTATCAAAAACAAGCTCAGCATTACTGGGTAGCGTCTGCTGGCTGTTATTGCAGGTTCTGCACATTCATCTGGTTCGGCATGAATCCATTAAAAAGCCTCTCAACGTTCTTTATTGAACTTTCAATCATTGGTGTCCAGTTATGGCATCGCTGGAAGCACCAACGTGACGGGGGACCAGGTGAAGAAGCTGGACGTCCTGTCCAACGACCTGGTCGTCAACATGATCAAGTCGTCCTTCACCTCCTGCGTGCTGGTgtcggaggaggacgagaaggCCATCATAGTGGAGCCTGACAAGCGGGTATGTGCAGCGCAGCCACTCCCCTGTGCCTGGTCTTTGTTTAGGCTTTCAGGCTAAGACTTCAACTGCACTTTCTCTGGACCCACAGGGAAAATACATTGTGTGCTTCGATCCACTGGACGGATCCTCTAACATCGACTGTTTGGTCTCCATTGGGACCATTTTTGCTGTCTACAGAAAGGTTAGTAATGCATTTGCTATATCTGCCCATGGTTGCATTATACTTTTAGCAATACCAGCAGATCTCATCCATCCCTTTAGCACCACCTTGAGGTTGCCTCCTTAACTTTTCAGTCTTGATGGCTAAATGCTTGTAGTCTTCAGGCCCTGGAAAATGCACGTAAGCACGAGTTGGTTGGTTTGTTTGCTGACGTATCTTTCTCTGCTTCCCATGAGTGGCTCCACAGACTACAGACGGTGAACCAACAGAGAAAGATGCTCTGCAGCCTGGGAGGAACATCGTGGCAGCCGGTTACGCTCTGTACGGCAGCGCCACCATGATGGTCCTGTCCACCGGTCAGGGAGTCAACTGCTTCATGCTCGACCCTGTAAGAGCTTCTTATCGCTTCCTTCTGTGCTTCCTGCTTGTTTCACTGCGTCCCGACAATCGGATGAGCTGCAATTTGTCTTTCAGGCGATAGGTGAGTTCATTTTGGTGGATCGAGACGTTAAGATCAAGAAAAAGGGGAAAATCTACAGTTTGAATGAAGGATACGCTCAGCAGTTTTACCCAGATGTGACCGAGTACCTACAAAAGAAGAAATACCCAGAGGTAATGAGGAACCCGGCGGTTCCTGTGTTTTTGAAACTCGAGAACACGGTTGTCATAAAGATCTCACGTTCCCAGGACGGCTCTGCTGCATATGGCAGCCGATACGTCGGGTCGATGGTCGCCGATGTTCACCGCACTCTGGTGTACGGAGGAATCTTTCTATATCCGGCTAATGTCAAGAGCCCGAAGGGAAAGGTGAGCAGATGAGGAGGCAGTCCGTCAGCGCGCTCTGTTAAAGGCCCGACTGTGAACGGTCCTCTCTGCTTCTGGCCTTTTCTAGCTGAGGCTGCTGTACGAATGCAACCCCATGGCCTTCATCATGGAGCAGGCCGGAGGCATGGCCACGACGGGAGCCGTCAACATCCTGGACATCCAGCCAACCAACATCCACCAGCGGGTCCCCGTGGTCCTGGGCTCTCCTGACGACGTGCAGGAGTATCTCTCCATTTACAAGAAGCATAACAAATGAGGTACTCGTGAACACCAGACGGCGTAAAACCTGCGTCGGCGGGCGAGAACATCACAGACTGTGCTTTTGCTTCCAGGCGTGGTCCTCAGGTCCAGTCTGCTGCCGCTGCAAACGCGCGTCCAGGTCTAACATCACGACCGAGAGGCTGAAACGGGTCATAAGTTATGAGAAAATGCCGACTCGCACAGAGCGGATGCCCACTGTTGTGTGTAAAGAGGTTttttaataaagacaaatgAACGGATGCTTGTGTTCTTCTCACTCAAAAAACGCAAATACGCACAAGTGAAAAACGCTGTGAACCACATAATCCATAAAAATACATGGTGACTGATTGATTAAGAGAATAAACAGGCTGCACTTTGACCCGCTGAGCTTCGATCTGACTGTTTTCCACTAATTGATTTGTAGAAATGTTGCTCTTTGACCTCATTtgagtatttgtgtttttgcagttgAAGAAGTGCAGAGACCTGCACTTTTACTTTGGCCTCAGCAGGTCATTTATGGAGATAATCAAAAATATGTAATTGTTGACATCTCCCAAAAATGCTGACCGTCTCCTGGAAGGACACAACCAGAAGCCACTTGGATGATTTCTCAACATTTTCAACACTGTCTATAACAAACGTTTGTTTCAGATTGGGTTTTCCTGTTGCTGCCTGATCATCTCTGGCATCGACGGGCTTTAGCTCTGCCAGACATGTCTGAGCTCTAATGAggcaaaaagggaaaaacaaaattaaaaaaacgacTGTGTGCTTACACAAGAGCCTCGTTCCAATCTCAATCCATCAAATGTGAAAGAGTGGTTGTTGAGGCCCAGAATGAAGATCCTGATCCTGTTCTGAGGCTGGAAGAACGAACACGCTTCAGGCCCGAGGTGAAACCTACAGTAATGAGATTTTAATAACATTACAGCGCAATAATAACACGGTTGTGTAGCTCTCTGGTTGCTGATGTCAGTTGGAAACTTGGCACCGCTGATCAAATGCTCCTCTGAGAGCTAAATGGAATTTCTTATTTCCGTCAAACGCGTGTCTTGGCCGTTCAAAGTCCAATATTGAGCCCCAGTCAGGAGAAGCCAAAGCAGATGTTTGAACGTGGATTTCATACAAACTATAGACGAAGCCGTGTTATTTGTGTGGCTCCGGCGCTCGGGATGGAATCCATAGCGTCCGCTGCGCCGCTgtctttttctggtttgtcGCTGTCAGCATTCGAGGGCTGCAGTGCCCATGAGACGCAAACACTTAGGCACGTTTGTTTGTTTCGATTCTGTTCAGACTGTGTATGATTATAGGTTCCTGAGTCAATATTTAGATTTTGCAAGAAAAGCAAAAGCtcggcctgtttgtttttctccctgcTACTGTGTGTTTAAGGTCCGCGTCCACTTTCCTGCATACAGAGTAAGAAGATTTTAAAAACGAAATGCTAATTAAATACAAatgttataataattattataatgaaCAGCACTTTTATCACTGAATAATATGAGgaatttctgtatttttacttttaggATCAGGTCACCTAGGTTTTGTTAAATGATTTAATTATAAATACTTACAAAATGTTATTTATCATTCTCTATTTTGAAATCCACCAGTTTCTCCCGTTAAACATCCTCTAATTTCTCTTCAACTACTTGCAGCAATGTTTGAAATtctccagctgctctcagcaTTGCAGCACTCACCGTGTGTTTGCTACAGGAAATGCATCATGTAGTGTGTCTTGTTATTCCTCTGACAGCGACAGGTCAGTACCTGTTGTTTGTCTTCGCTGGCTGACTGATAACCAGCCCGTGTCCAGACAGGCTCTGTTTGCTCTACACTCCGGCGCAGAGTGTTGGGTTTGTCGCTGTCTCTGCAGCTGACAGCTCGGCTCATCTCAGTCAGGGTGACAGTGCCTGAGCAGAATCTTCTTCTGCTCTGTAAACACGAATGCATGTCTTggttgaaaacaaaacaaaaaaaaaaaaagatctgtccacgcacccccccccccccaataaaAAAGGTGTCCCAGTAAATCTAACCAACCGACTTCCATCTGCCTTGAACTGGACCTACCGTTGTTTCTTCGGTTTGACAGCTCAGCATGGATGTTCTCAGCGCAGCGGCAGCAGACCGGAGCACCTATGTTTAAATTAGGCATAAACTCTATCTCAGACCACCCGGACAGAAGCTCACTGCTAATCCAAATACTGCCTCCAGGATCTTCCAGAGGAAGGATCTTGCAGAGAGTATTAGGTACATGTTTGGACCTAATACTTAGAGCACCCCATCAGCCCCATCCCATCCAATGCTATGATTTAGCCAGTAAGTTAAAATCAAACCAATCAACGTGAATCAACATTTCCTCAGCACCCGGTCGAGCCTTTGTCGTCACTTGGAGAAACTTGTGTCAAACTAAAACAACCAGAACTGATGTAAGTTTGTGTGAGGAAAGTTGGGAGAAACCAAAGCCACACTTTAAAGAGCCCAAAGCGGATATGTTGTGTCTGAGATCGTGTTGCTGGGCAACAGCCGCTGTTAGCAGGGTTTATAAATGAAGATTGGAATCATAATGGAAGGTCTCATCAGAATGTGTCAGTAGGT
Protein-coding sequences here:
- the LOC114867385 gene encoding KN motif and ankyrin repeat domain-containing protein 1-like isoform X1 translates to MWRDIAFGGKGLRKAVSAPWLSPPLSLLSLWDRPRVLVKNISVTERLWTSVETVTGVDSTGQCTRETVPKFQGTDWDYHSDLDYLNRGDSFQNSTTIKQLSLKRRPKVAGTNVDQPQRDTSYSQWHSAESLSASSDDIRLLGMSTMTRGRPPLPPPHGCPSDSKPTRTEATATFPSVSEFKPKPATRSIASQKQSVETHTHLEPEVPTQAPPQPRPRRRLASFRGVSSPGSVSPFTALGAYNQNNNGNKPSGTESEHLNLASSLGGRGSTGCLRMSPQSSGRTTPVPGIGPMHLQHVRDQMGIALQRLKELEEQVKIIPILQVKISVLQEEKRQLASQLKYQGDNEEMREGTWTRTRSVERFDKTSEEGSERTEKIEHTGLRMFRQRAEEIEEMEQNQLSAAARSDKNTDITLYKGTKENKCVLTRQIQTRSVATQVSKVDLGTDLEAELEVQQLTIDALKEKICLLETELKESALQTEMSRLKLELQAAGARNRADKASLARPSTASAGVEARPRTTSRAAGNHGELQDASTQAACCGPDLKNALAGPDVPMSKWEIRERVETREKRVGTSVSHRSVACGEGSVDVMVCEAKETISRGTAMDPVPRVELGVMATPRTASQFTNTESSSVSRFTNTSHAFSTDSCTNTLLSTQDKHTNTTQAVTRTVSVGNRVRDVRCAPETRTIGVGTSHLAGNAMKQAFGTATKLTRDTGVGFTDVNDNFLVGLKTRNMASGPSHLPDPVTTRSVGVGEGKIHTPSGAQQSTQAHWDAELNHYIETMQRLLGDGDLVPRDDGGRGGAGGEKLCSKAAGQEGTGASPLAAPLASPLAAPLASSLASQPPEFQGSSQFSADSAQCDEAKPGVCKRGGNRSEVKRLIQMLEQQTSPAPRVRSANAGTLQPVVKKQKSEVCSSSRKSMRFLRATTGLDPNSIYEVDCEEVERGGNRPRDVSHRGIQGKRSKGGSVKGPKPHAQRFRLNEKILSACRVLKMHLNDDTALSSSELHDCLETLKREWFTVSSHKSAAPDTLAEYLSAFRVISCSVLQHIANMADSNGNTALHYSVSHSNFGIVNKLLDSDVCDVNQQNKAGYTPIMLAALAAAESPEDMRVVERLFTKGDVDAKASQAGQTALMLAVSHGRMDMVRALLAQGAEVNLQDDEGSTALMCASEHGHADIVRLLLSRPECDAALTDSDDSTALSIALEAGHHDIAVLLYAHANFSKGQTGAAARHSSASRISFE
- the LOC114867385 gene encoding KN motif and ankyrin repeat domain-containing protein 1-like isoform X2, producing the protein MWRDIAFGGKGLRKAVSAPWLSPPLSLLSLWDRPRVLVKNISVTERLWTSVETVTGGQCTRETVPKFQGTDWDYHSDLDYLNRGDSFQNSTTIKQLSLKRRPKVAGTNVDQPQRDTSYSQWHSAESLSASSDDIRLLGMSTMTRGRPPLPPPHGCPSDSKPTRTEATATFPSVSEFKPKPATRSIASQKQSVETHTHLEPEVPTQAPPQPRPRRRLASFRGVSSPGSVSPFTALGAYNQNNNGNKPSGTESEHLNLASSLGGRGSTGCLRMSPQSSGRTTPVPGIGPMHLQHVRDQMGIALQRLKELEEQVKIIPILQVKISVLQEEKRQLASQLKYQGDNEEMREGTWTRTRSVERFDKTSEEGSERTEKIEHTGLRMFRQRAEEIEEMEQNQLSAAARSDKNTDITLYKGTKENKCVLTRQIQTRSVATQVSKVDLGTDLEAELEVQQLTIDALKEKICLLETELKESALQTEMSRLKLELQAAGARNRADKASLARPSTASAGVEARPRTTSRAAGNHGELQDASTQAACCGPDLKNALAGPDVPMSKWEIRERVETREKRVGTSVSHRSVACGEGSVDVMVCEAKETISRGTAMDPVPRVELGVMATPRTASQFTNTESSSVSRFTNTSHAFSTDSCTNTLLSTQDKHTNTTQAVTRTVSVGNRVRDVRCAPETRTIGVGTSHLAGNAMKQAFGTATKLTRDTGVGFTDVNDNFLVGLKTRNMASGPSHLPDPVTTRSVGVGEGKIHTPSGAQQSTQAHWDAELNHYIETMQRLLGDGDLVPRDDGGRGGAGGEKLCSKAAGQEGTGASPLAAPLASPLAAPLASSLASQPPEFQGSSQFSADSAQCDEAKPGVCKRGGNRSEVKRLIQMLEQQTSPAPRVRSANAGTLQPVVKKQKSEVCSSSRKSMRFLRATTGLDPNSIYEVDCEEVERGGNRPRDVSHRGIQGKRSKGGSVKGPKPHAQRFRLNEKILSACRVLKMHLNDDTALSSSELHDCLETLKREWFTVSSHKSAAPDTLAEYLSAFRVISCSVLQHIANMADSNGNTALHYSVSHSNFGIVNKLLDSDVCDVNQQNKAGYTPIMLAALAAAESPEDMRVVERLFTKGDVDAKASQAGQTALMLAVSHGRMDMVRALLAQGAEVNLQDDEGSTALMCASEHGHADIVRLLLSRPECDAALTDSDDSTALSIALEAGHHDIAVLLYAHANFSKGQTGAAARHSSASRISFE
- the LOC114867385 gene encoding KN motif and ankyrin repeat domain-containing protein 1-like isoform X4; its protein translation is MWRDIAFGGKGLRKAVSAPWLSPPLSLLSLWDRPRVLVKNISVTERLWTSVETVTGVDSTGQCTRETVPKFQGTDWDYHSDLDYLNRGDSFQNSTTIKQLSLKRRPKVAGTNVDQPQRDTSYSQWHSAESLSASSDDIRLLGMSTMTRGRPPLPPPHGCPSDSKPTRTEATATFPSVSEFKPKPATRSIASQKQSVETHTHLEPEVPTQAPPQPRPRRRLASFRGVSSPGSVSPFTALGAYNQNNNGNKPSGTESEHLNLASSLGGRGSTGCLRMSPQSSGRTTPVPGIGPMHLQHVRDQMGIALQRLKELEEQVKIIPILQVKISVLQEEKRQLASQLKYQGDNEEMREGTWTRTRSVERFDKTSEEGSERTEKIEHTGLRMFRQRAEEIEEMEQNQLSAAARSDKNTDITLYKGTKENKCVLTRQIQTRSVATQVSKVDLGTDLEAELEVQQLTIDALKEKICLLETELKESALQTEMSRLKLELQAAGARNRADKASLARPSTASAGVEARPRTTSRAAGNHGELQDASTQAACCGPDLKNALAGPDVPMSKWEIRERVETREKRVGTSVSHRSVACGEGSVDVMVCEAKETISRGTAMDPVPRVELGVMATPRTASQFTNTESSSVSRFTNTSHAFSTDSCTNTLLSTQDKHTNTTQAVTRTVSVGNRVRDVRCAPETRTIGVGTSHLAGNAMKQAFGTATKLTRDTGVGFTDVNDNFLVGLKTRNMASGPSHLPDPVTTRSVGVGEGKIHTPSGAQQSTQAHWDAELNHYIETMQRLLGDGDLVPRDDGGRGGAGGEKLCSKAAGQEGTGASPLAAPLASPLAAPLASSLASQPPEFQGSSQFSADSAQCDEAKPGVCKRGGNRSEVKRLIQMLEQQTSPAPRVRSANAGTLQPVVKKQKSEVCSSSRKSMRFLRATTGLDPNSIYEVDCEEVERGGNRPRDVSHRGIQGKRSKGGSVKGPKPHAQRFRLNEKILSACRVLKMHLNDDTALSSSELHDCLETLKREWFTVSSHKSAAPDTLAEYLSAFRVISCSVLQHIANMADSNGNTALHYSVSHSNFGIVNKLLDSDVCDVNQQNKAGYTPIMLAALAAAESPEDMRVVERLFTKGDVDAKASQVRPLSCWP